A portion of the Leptospira noumeaensis genome contains these proteins:
- a CDS encoding LIC_11090 family protein, translating to MLCKRWIAGSLALFLCTQFLFLGSGLLGYCVESASKICQCNHGSKKEKHGNVEDKLFSEDKANSLSLVSSHDHGTSPEETLKPSCHDAKSGETHLCSCKKQKKDALNLRTHHQTMDRPSLTFPLVSLTDIIYRMTESPSTLEDGKIPSLLRPPRI from the coding sequence ATGCTCTGCAAACGGTGGATTGCCGGTAGTCTGGCCTTGTTCCTTTGCACCCAATTCTTATTTTTAGGGAGTGGGTTACTCGGGTATTGTGTAGAGTCCGCGTCAAAAATCTGTCAATGCAACCATGGATCCAAAAAAGAAAAACATGGGAATGTAGAAGACAAACTTTTTTCTGAAGATAAGGCAAACTCCCTCTCCTTAGTTTCCTCGCATGACCACGGAACCAGTCCGGAAGAAACTCTAAAACCCAGTTGCCATGATGCAAAATCAGGAGAGACCCATCTTTGTTCCTGTAAAAAACAAAAAAAAGATGCTCTCAATCTCCGTACACACCACCAAACAATGGATAGACCAAGTTTAACTTTTCCATTGGTTTCCTTAACTGATATCATTTACAGAATGACTGAGTCTCCTTCCACTCTTGAGGATGGAAAAATCCCTTCTTTACTCCGACCACCCCGTATCTAA
- a CDS encoding LB_289 family protein codes for MKRTELERRERELRKAEKKKILPGEKEAMSVGDYIDSLFGMFRYDSDEIFNAADDENILELLENMKMEHPEKQWDVIIRKAVNKTKVEQKEKAYDSLRILAGIPAVTA; via the coding sequence ATGAAACGCACGGAACTTGAACGCAGGGAACGAGAACTGCGAAAAGCAGAAAAGAAAAAGATCCTACCCGGAGAGAAAGAAGCCATGAGCGTGGGCGATTATATCGACTCCCTTTTTGGAATGTTTCGTTATGATTCGGATGAGATTTTTAATGCAGCCGATGATGAAAACATTCTAGAACTTCTGGAAAACATGAAAATGGAACACCCAGAAAAACAATGGGACGTGATCATCCGCAAGGCTGTGAACAAAACCAAAGTAGAACAAAAAGAAAAGGCTTACGACTCCCTTCGTATCCTTGCAGGAATTCCTGCAGTCACCGCTTAA
- a CDS encoding 7TM diverse intracellular signaling domain-containing protein codes for MKQTLTFILLCLFHTNLFAEPKSCPNTTPVALSSLQGKTFDLSHHLTYFSKNPSLQTLSEVLIHFQTYPTEKSEGIVPNFGNTDKQYWFCFIIHNDENYYKRIITFIKYPLLDEVKFFALRESGEISGNTQGRLYPFRNRERDYRGFSYGTDLLPSETVTYFVGVKTDSSISVPLMIAEEKDFDSFVSLDTLLQGFYFGIVGVMTLYNLFVYFMVRDKAYIFYVLYLFLSAILFQFSMQGLLPALFFPSSPDLVYKIHNPLYFLFLISCFPLSITFMNLKENSPFIYKWFLALSIIPIVSFCLLPFFPYRLMNRAGDIFSFLLAFFALVVSFYIAYIKKFPPARFYFFGFFFVIVGGLATVLRYMGFFPVNVFTENAFQIGTAIEVLLMAFGLGDRISVVRKEKDKIQLKAEIDKQKLIAYGKELKLAQKLQESTLPQVLPKFPGLIIKTGYFPASLVGGDFYDLTVFGKHQICCLIADVTGHGVPAAIEAAMLKIAYMQTLAFANKPGKVLESINVSLAGNYKNQFLTASAIFIDLEHKLLKVANAGHPALYKFNENSTTIEVIRPKGKLIGYSKEVQYLEETHKLSTGDKILLFTDGIWDLWENGDSGEGELLNWLLRRKSESVESLYGGIDEHIRLRNQGGPADDDITFILFEIK; via the coding sequence ATGAAACAGACCCTCACCTTCATTCTGTTATGTCTCTTTCATACTAACTTATTTGCTGAACCAAAATCTTGCCCGAACACAACTCCTGTTGCGCTTTCCTCTCTACAAGGCAAAACTTTTGACCTATCCCATCACCTAACTTATTTTTCTAAAAACCCTTCCCTCCAAACGTTATCTGAGGTTTTAATCCACTTCCAAACATATCCTACAGAAAAATCTGAAGGTATCGTCCCTAACTTTGGAAACACTGACAAACAGTATTGGTTTTGTTTTATCATTCATAACGATGAAAATTATTACAAACGAATCATCACTTTTATAAAATACCCATTATTGGATGAGGTTAAATTTTTCGCCTTACGAGAATCAGGTGAAATTTCAGGAAACACACAAGGCAGACTCTATCCTTTTAGGAACAGAGAAAGAGATTATCGAGGATTCAGTTATGGAACTGACCTTTTGCCAAGTGAAACAGTCACTTACTTCGTAGGTGTCAAAACAGATAGTTCCATTTCTGTGCCACTCATGATCGCAGAAGAAAAAGATTTTGATAGTTTTGTTTCTTTGGATACCTTACTACAAGGTTTTTATTTCGGAATTGTGGGAGTGATGACATTATACAATCTTTTTGTATATTTCATGGTTCGAGACAAAGCTTATATTTTTTATGTTTTGTATTTATTTTTATCAGCAATTTTATTTCAATTTTCTATGCAAGGATTGTTACCTGCACTTTTTTTTCCGTCTTCGCCTGATTTAGTTTATAAAATTCACAATCCACTTTACTTTTTATTTTTAATCTCCTGTTTTCCGCTAAGTATCACCTTCATGAACTTAAAGGAAAACTCTCCTTTCATTTACAAATGGTTTTTAGCATTGAGTATCATTCCGATTGTTAGTTTTTGCCTTTTGCCATTTTTTCCTTATCGTTTGATGAACAGGGCAGGAGATATATTTTCATTTTTACTCGCTTTTTTTGCATTGGTAGTCTCTTTTTACATTGCTTACATTAAAAAATTCCCACCAGCTAGATTTTATTTCTTTGGGTTTTTCTTTGTGATTGTTGGTGGACTTGCTACGGTTCTCAGGTACATGGGTTTTTTTCCTGTTAATGTTTTTACTGAAAATGCATTTCAAATCGGAACTGCTATCGAAGTATTACTAATGGCATTTGGTTTGGGTGATCGGATATCCGTGGTTCGCAAAGAAAAAGACAAAATTCAACTCAAAGCCGAAATCGACAAACAAAAGTTAATCGCCTATGGAAAAGAACTAAAATTAGCCCAAAAACTACAAGAGTCAACCTTACCGCAAGTCCTACCCAAATTCCCTGGCCTTATCATCAAAACTGGTTATTTCCCTGCTTCTTTGGTGGGTGGGGATTTTTACGATCTCACGGTATTTGGCAAACACCAAATCTGCTGTTTGATTGCCGATGTCACTGGACATGGAGTACCTGCGGCCATAGAAGCTGCCATGTTAAAAATTGCTTATATGCAAACCTTGGCTTTTGCTAACAAACCAGGTAAAGTTCTGGAAAGTATCAATGTTTCTCTTGCGGGAAATTATAAAAATCAATTTCTAACAGCAAGTGCCATCTTTATCGATTTGGAACATAAACTTTTAAAAGTAGCAAATGCAGGACACCCCGCCTTATATAAGTTCAACGAAAATTCCACAACCATTGAAGTCATCCGCCCAAAAGGCAAACTCATTGGATATTCGAAAGAAGTTCAATACTTAGAAGAAACCCATAAACTTTCCACAGGAGATAAAATTTTACTTTTTACCGATGGAATTTGGGATTTATGGGAAAATGGTGATTCGGGAGAAGGAGAACTCCTCAATTGGTTACTAAGAAGAAAGTCAGAATCCGTTGAATCATTGTATGGTGGGATTGATGAACACATTCGTCTACGAAACCAAGGCGGTCCCGCAGACGATGATATAACTTTTATTCTATTTGAAATTAAATAA
- a CDS encoding Na/Pi cotransporter family protein, producing the protein MNWSLLIQVLGGLGIFIYGMKLLSESLQRVAGDRLRSFLSSMTRNRVSAVFSGLFITSTIQSSSATTVLVVGFVNAGLISLAQAIGVIMGANIGTTITAWIVSFLGFKFNIASFALPAVAAGVILNFSRKESRSGWGSFLIGFGFLFLGLDYLKTSVPDSAKDPDSFLFLQQYTNMGFNSILLFVLIGALLTIVIQSSSASTTITITLAFSGYIPIDAAYGMILGENIGTTITANLAAIPGNRNAKKAALAHTLFNVFGVVWALVFFKMFTGIVDELIPGDPLTDKESTRFHISLFHTMFNITNTLILIWFVNTISKVVSAIVDGFASKTGKDKDSIRLLQAGTVKTTELAMVELVEFTKKIIRDTYDFLRLTEQILLQPYDATRILQVLKKEEELDQVRTEVLTYLNQIQETGVTGNYAKDVLGIMERVKAVEEMGDNFASIARKMRKSHRQKVSLDKTFGHSVKDQMDLLKHHYDILLVNLDQSETFDILGNPQIRNQSREYRFQMIRSVKKNDSKVKKKKYQKKDNLMPALLYRDISRNLDNISRLLNAAIYADV; encoded by the coding sequence ATGAATTGGTCACTACTTATTCAAGTTTTAGGTGGACTCGGGATTTTCATCTACGGGATGAAATTACTAAGTGAGTCCTTACAACGTGTGGCGGGAGATCGGCTTCGTTCCTTTCTTTCGTCTATGACGAGAAATAGAGTTTCTGCTGTTTTCAGCGGACTATTTATTACATCTACAATACAATCTAGTTCGGCAACCACCGTTCTTGTGGTTGGATTTGTGAATGCTGGTTTAATTTCACTCGCACAAGCCATCGGTGTCATTATGGGGGCCAACATTGGAACCACCATCACTGCATGGATTGTATCTTTTTTAGGATTTAAGTTTAACATTGCATCGTTTGCATTGCCAGCTGTGGCAGCAGGGGTGATCTTAAATTTTTCACGCAAAGAAAGCAGATCCGGTTGGGGAAGTTTCCTCATTGGTTTTGGATTTTTATTTTTAGGACTAGATTATTTAAAAACATCCGTTCCTGATAGCGCAAAAGATCCGGATAGTTTTCTCTTTTTACAACAATATACAAATATGGGATTCAACTCCATATTGTTATTTGTTCTGATTGGAGCCTTACTTACAATTGTCATCCAATCATCTTCTGCCTCTACTACCATCACCATCACACTCGCATTCTCTGGTTATATCCCAATTGATGCCGCTTATGGTATGATCCTTGGTGAAAACATTGGAACTACCATCACTGCAAACCTTGCTGCCATTCCAGGAAATCGAAATGCCAAAAAAGCAGCACTTGCACATACCTTGTTCAATGTGTTCGGTGTGGTCTGGGCACTTGTGTTTTTCAAAATGTTCACAGGTATCGTAGATGAATTGATTCCTGGAGATCCGCTCACAGATAAAGAATCAACTAGATTCCATATCTCTTTATTCCACACAATGTTTAACATCACGAACACTTTAATCCTTATTTGGTTTGTGAATACAATCTCCAAAGTGGTAAGTGCCATTGTAGATGGATTTGCATCTAAAACAGGCAAAGACAAAGATTCCATTCGACTTTTGCAAGCTGGTACTGTAAAAACCACTGAACTGGCGATGGTGGAACTGGTTGAGTTCACGAAAAAAATCATTCGCGATACGTATGATTTCCTTCGATTGACAGAACAAATTTTGTTACAACCTTACGATGCCACTCGTATCCTACAGGTATTAAAAAAAGAAGAAGAATTAGACCAAGTTCGAACGGAAGTTTTGACTTACCTAAACCAAATCCAAGAGACTGGTGTGACTGGTAACTATGCGAAAGATGTTTTGGGTATTATGGAACGTGTAAAAGCTGTAGAAGAAATGGGTGATAACTTTGCATCCATTGCCAGAAAAATGAGAAAATCACACCGCCAAAAAGTATCTTTGGACAAAACATTCGGTCATTCTGTAAAAGACCAAATGGATTTACTCAAACACCACTACGATATCTTACTCGTGAACTTGGACCAAAGTGAAACCTTTGACATCCTTGGAAATCCACAGATTCGTAACCAAAGTCGTGAGTATCGTTTCCAAATGATTCGTTCTGTGAAAAAGAATGATTCTAAGGTGAAGAAGAAAAAGTATCAGAAAAAAGACAATTTGATGCCAGCTCTTCTTTATCGTGATATTTCTCGTAACTTGGACAATATTTCCAGATTACTGAATGCGGCAATTTATGCGGACGTTTAG
- a CDS encoding FKBP-type peptidyl-prolyl cis-trans isomerase, which yields MSKTISKGMVVGFSYHLKNAQGETLDQSDEPLLYLHGWQNIIPGLEKELEGLVNGDSKNVTVPPEDGYGTYNEALIFQVPKTELPAEAELEVGMEFQTDTPEGRMVLYLQEVRDADVILNGNHPLAGETLHFAVTIKSIREATEEELQHGHVHGPGGHHHH from the coding sequence ATGTCAAAAACCATCAGCAAAGGAATGGTTGTAGGATTTTCCTATCACCTAAAGAACGCCCAGGGAGAAACTCTGGACCAATCGGACGAACCACTATTATATCTCCACGGCTGGCAAAACATAATTCCAGGTTTGGAAAAAGAACTAGAAGGATTAGTGAACGGAGATTCTAAAAATGTAACTGTACCACCTGAAGATGGTTATGGGACATATAACGAAGCTCTGATCTTTCAAGTTCCCAAAACAGAACTTCCTGCGGAAGCGGAGTTAGAAGTGGGAATGGAATTCCAAACGGACACTCCCGAAGGTAGAATGGTTCTATACTTACAAGAAGTTCGTGATGCAGATGTCATTCTGAACGGCAATCATCCGTTAGCTGGAGAAACCCTCCATTTTGCAGTGACCATCAAATCGATTCGTGAAGCAACGGAAGAAGAATTACAACACGGCCACGTACATGGCCCAGGCGGACACCACCACCACTAA
- a CDS encoding RNA recognition motif domain-containing protein: MSVNIYVGNLSYDMTEGKLSELFGAHGAVTSAKIITDQYSGRSKGFGFIEMKDGKEADNAIKELNGKNILNREMKVNIAKPKTNNWR; this comes from the coding sequence ATGTCAGTAAACATTTACGTTGGCAACCTCTCTTACGATATGACTGAAGGTAAACTCAGTGAGCTTTTCGGAGCACACGGAGCAGTAACTTCTGCAAAAATCATCACTGACCAGTATTCTGGCCGTTCTAAAGGTTTCGGATTCATCGAAATGAAAGATGGAAAAGAAGCTGATAACGCAATTAAAGAACTTAACGGAAAGAACATTCTTAACCGTGAGATGAAAGTAAACATCGCAAAACCTAAAACAAACAACTGGAGATAA
- a CDS encoding toll/interleukin-1 receptor domain-containing protein, with protein sequence MKMISLFISHSKKDYDFAHRLALDLQKNNFQIWFDEWSIKIGENIVEKISDGLKKTDYIIVVLSKQAVQSKWVEKEWQTKYWNEVKKDEYRFFLLKLMSAKYPSF encoded by the coding sequence ATGAAAATGATCTCATTATTCATTTCACACTCCAAGAAAGATTATGATTTCGCACATCGTTTAGCTTTAGATCTACAAAAAAATAATTTTCAAATCTGGTTTGATGAATGGTCAATAAAGATAGGCGAAAATATTGTTGAAAAAATATCCGATGGATTAAAGAAAACTGACTACATAATTGTTGTTCTTTCCAAACAGGCAGTGCAATCGAAGTGGGTTGAAAAAGAATGGCAAACAAAATATTGGAATGAAGTAAAGAAAGACGAATACAGGTTCTTCCTGTTAAAATTGATGAGTGCGAAGTACCCGAGCTTTTGA
- a CDS encoding type II toxin-antitoxin system VapC family toxin: MKLILDTNCYISFLNQRNLEQHTKMVQFWNEISRLEHEVILTSHNISEIVFVFKSIYSIEQNEINQMIRDLIANPGVKYEAAYDPELIFQFWPHNIKDYGDAVLAAACQNLDAKIVTFDQNFSKALKKLNLEVHSI, encoded by the coding sequence ATGAAATTGATTTTAGATACAAATTGTTACATTTCGTTTTTGAATCAAAGAAATTTAGAACAACATACAAAGATGGTGCAATTTTGGAACGAGATATCTCGTTTGGAACATGAAGTCATTTTGACTTCACATAATATTTCTGAAATAGTCTTTGTTTTCAAAAGTATTTACTCTATTGAACAAAACGAAATCAATCAAATGATAAGAGACTTGATTGCAAATCCAGGTGTAAAATATGAAGCAGCCTATGATCCAGAACTAATATTCCAATTTTGGCCTCACAACATTAAAGATTATGGAGATGCAGTACTTGCGGCAGCCTGTCAAAATTTAGATGCAAAAATTGTTACATTCGATCAGAATTTTTCCAAGGCCTTAAAAAAATTGAATTTGGAAGTGCATTCAATTTAA
- a CDS encoding AbrB/MazE/SpoVT family DNA-binding domain-containing protein, translating into MKLRSKITSKYQITIPKEIRESLKLSMEDVIEWSIDEKGIHIESANKPFLKYKGFLNQGSSDIKSDIGKAWEERAKRYSK; encoded by the coding sequence ATGAAGCTGAGATCAAAAATAACTTCAAAATATCAGATAACGATACCCAAAGAGATTAGAGAATCGTTAAAACTTTCAATGGAAGATGTGATTGAATGGTCAATTGATGAAAAAGGGATTCATATCGAATCAGCAAACAAACCCTTTTTGAAATATAAGGGGTTTCTCAATCAAGGATCCTCTGATATTAAATCAGATATCGGAAAAGCCTGGGAAGAAAGGGCAAAAAGATATTCAAAATGA
- a CDS encoding AAA family ATPase: MESKNSEDLRINLTSIDQTKTLLTLRGIPGSGKTSLAKAISITNGAPIFSIDSYFEDEAGNYHFDYQKNHLAYKECESKTKQALEQGIPFVIVDNTFTLDWELKPYIRLSEEYGYKLFVVTVENRHGGNNVHQIPEEQIEKMKGKYQVVL; this comes from the coding sequence ATGGAATCTAAGAATTCAGAAGATTTGAGAATAAATCTCACTTCTATCGATCAAACAAAAACATTACTCACCTTACGAGGAATTCCCGGTTCAGGAAAAACGAGTTTAGCAAAAGCTATTTCTATTACCAATGGTGCACCTATTTTTTCGATTGATTCCTATTTTGAAGATGAAGCTGGTAATTATCATTTTGATTATCAAAAAAACCACTTAGCTTACAAAGAATGTGAATCGAAAACGAAACAAGCTCTCGAACAAGGAATCCCTTTTGTGATTGTGGACAACACTTTTACTTTAGATTGGGAACTGAAACCTTACATCCGTTTATCGGAAGAGTATGGATATAAACTTTTTGTTGTTACAGTGGAAAATCGACATGGTGGAAACAATGTACATCAGATTCCGGAAGAACAAATCGAGAAGATGAAGGGGAAATACCAGGTGGTTTTGTAG
- the fumC gene encoding class II fumarate hydratase, whose product MKTRIETDSMGEIEVENSRYWGAQTERSLHHFHIGTDKFPREMIRAFGILKKCAALTNKDLEILSEEKAALIVNAAGEVIEGKLDDHFPLVVWQTGSGTQTNMNVNEVISNRAIEMAGGVLGSKTPIHPNDDVNKAQSSNDTFPTAMHIACAEQLVHKLIPALQTLYDTLDQKSKEFTNIIKIGRTHLQDATPLTLGQEFSGYVQQLSYSIDRVKQVLPSVYRLAIGGTAVGTGLNTHPKFAAEAAKAIAKETGLPFITAENKFEALAAHDSLVEVSGVLKTIACSLMKIANDIRWLASGPRAGIGEISIPENEPGSSIMPGKVNPTQSEAMTMVAAQVIGNDVAVNVGGASGNFELNVFKPMIIFNVLNSIRLLADVTLSFEEHCARGIEPNLETIDQNLNRSLMLVTALNPHIGYDNAAKIAKLAHKENSTLKEAGIKLGILTAEQFDQWVKPEEMI is encoded by the coding sequence ATGAAAACAAGAATCGAAACCGACTCTATGGGTGAAATCGAAGTGGAAAACTCTCGTTATTGGGGTGCACAAACTGAACGATCCCTCCACCACTTTCATATAGGCACTGACAAATTTCCAAGAGAAATGATTCGAGCATTCGGGATTTTAAAAAAATGCGCAGCTCTCACAAACAAAGATTTGGAAATTTTATCCGAAGAAAAAGCGGCACTCATCGTAAACGCTGCCGGAGAAGTCATCGAAGGTAAATTGGATGACCACTTCCCTCTTGTGGTTTGGCAAACGGGATCGGGAACACAAACCAATATGAATGTGAACGAAGTCATATCTAACCGTGCCATCGAAATGGCAGGTGGTGTTCTTGGTTCAAAAACACCCATCCATCCGAATGATGATGTCAATAAAGCCCAAAGTTCGAACGACACTTTTCCCACTGCCATGCACATTGCCTGTGCCGAACAACTCGTACATAAACTCATTCCCGCCTTACAAACGCTTTATGATACACTAGATCAAAAATCTAAAGAGTTTACAAACATCATCAAAATCGGAAGAACCCATTTGCAAGATGCCACTCCTCTCACATTAGGGCAAGAGTTTTCGGGTTATGTACAACAACTCTCATATTCTATAGACAGAGTCAAACAAGTCTTACCTTCTGTTTACCGATTGGCTATAGGGGGAACTGCCGTAGGAACCGGACTCAATACTCATCCTAAATTTGCAGCGGAAGCGGCAAAGGCCATTGCGAAAGAAACAGGACTTCCTTTTATCACTGCAGAAAACAAGTTTGAGGCACTCGCCGCGCATGATTCGTTAGTCGAAGTCAGCGGAGTTTTGAAAACCATCGCTTGTTCCCTCATGAAAATAGCAAACGATATCAGGTGGTTGGCATCTGGCCCACGCGCAGGGATTGGCGAAATTTCCATTCCCGAAAATGAACCTGGCTCTTCAATTATGCCGGGAAAAGTCAATCCTACCCAATCCGAAGCCATGACTATGGTGGCCGCACAGGTCATCGGAAATGACGTGGCGGTGAACGTGGGTGGTGCTTCTGGAAATTTTGAACTAAATGTATTCAAACCTATGATTATTTTTAATGTACTCAATTCCATACGACTGTTAGCTGATGTGACTTTGTCATTTGAGGAACATTGTGCCAGGGGCATTGAACCAAACCTTGAAACGATCGATCAAAATTTAAACCGGTCGCTGATGCTTGTGACAGCGCTGAATCCGCACATCGGTTATGACAATGCTGCTAAAATTGCAAAACTTGCTCACAAAGAAAATTCTACCTTAAAAGAAGCTGGGATCAAATTAGGAATTTTAACGGCTGAACAGTTTGATCAGTGGGTAAAACCGGAAGAGATGATTTAA
- a CDS encoding SRPBCC domain-containing protein, translating to MCKTIKQKVKFKASPMTIYQCISDSKKVTSLTGETALISKQIGGTFSTMSGKVSGIIVDLAPSKRIVQAWRRSDFPEGIFSMATFTLKETSEGGTEVVLTHRGVPKELIPDVEESWRQNYWDKIRITLKTQSK from the coding sequence ATGTGCAAAACAATTAAACAGAAAGTAAAATTTAAAGCCTCACCTATGACAATTTACCAGTGCATTTCTGATTCAAAGAAAGTCACTTCCCTCACAGGGGAAACGGCTTTGATTAGCAAACAGATCGGTGGAACATTTTCCACCATGTCTGGAAAGGTTTCCGGAATCATCGTCGATCTAGCACCTTCAAAAAGAATTGTGCAAGCATGGAGAAGATCCGATTTTCCCGAAGGAATTTTCTCAATGGCTACGTTTACGTTAAAAGAAACTTCTGAAGGCGGAACAGAAGTTGTACTCACACACCGCGGTGTTCCGAAGGAACTGATCCCTGATGTGGAAGAAAGTTGGCGCCAAAACTATTGGGATAAAATTCGGATTACTTTGAAAACTCAGTCTAAATGA
- a CDS encoding fumarate hydratase — protein MPEFFYADPFPLKEDTTEYKLLTKDFVSTVPFGDKEILKVEPEGLTFLAEKAMEDISFYLRTAHLEKVRKILDDPEATSNDRFVAMALLKNAVIAADKQLPSCQDTGTGIVMAKKGEYVITGGDDAEALSRGIYNTYVNRNLRYSQVVPLTMYDEVNSGSNLPAQIDIYSTPGDKYSFLFLAKGGGSANKTYLFQETKALLNPASLEKFITEKVSNLGTAACPPYHIAVVIGGTSAEANLKTVKLASAGYLDHLPTKGDKFGSAFRDIELEEKMLLAAQKSGIGAQFGGKYLAHDFKVIRLPRHGASCPVGLGVSCSADRNIKAKITKDGIYIEKLEYDPSKFLPTIDDVDSNTESVHINLNQPMPEILKVLTKYPVKTRVMLSGRLVVARDIAHAKLKEKLDKGEPLPDYFKNHPVYYAGPAKTPEGMPSGSFGPTTAGRMDSYVPLFQEKGYSMISLAKGNRSKVVTDSCKKNGGFYLGSIGGPAALLAKENIKKVEVLDFPELGMEAVWSIDVENFPAFIVVDDKGNDFFQMLN, from the coding sequence ATGCCAGAGTTTTTTTACGCCGATCCTTTTCCTTTAAAAGAAGACACTACCGAATACAAATTATTAACAAAAGATTTTGTAAGCACTGTCCCATTTGGTGATAAAGAAATTTTAAAAGTAGAACCAGAAGGTCTGACCTTCCTTGCCGAAAAAGCAATGGAAGACATCTCTTTTTATCTGAGAACTGCTCACCTAGAAAAAGTGCGTAAAATTTTAGATGATCCGGAAGCAACATCTAATGATCGTTTTGTGGCAATGGCCCTTCTTAAAAATGCTGTGATTGCCGCAGACAAACAACTTCCTTCCTGCCAAGATACAGGAACAGGGATTGTGATGGCAAAAAAAGGCGAGTATGTGATCACCGGTGGCGATGATGCAGAAGCACTTTCTCGTGGAATTTATAATACGTATGTAAACCGAAACTTACGTTATTCACAAGTGGTTCCTCTCACTATGTATGACGAAGTCAATTCCGGCTCTAATTTGCCAGCCCAGATCGATATTTACTCCACACCTGGTGACAAATACAGTTTCTTATTTTTGGCAAAAGGTGGTGGGTCAGCAAACAAAACCTACCTTTTCCAAGAAACAAAGGCACTTCTCAATCCGGCCTCCCTCGAAAAATTCATCACGGAAAAAGTATCCAATTTAGGAACAGCTGCCTGTCCACCTTACCACATCGCTGTGGTGATTGGAGGAACATCAGCAGAAGCCAATTTAAAGACCGTAAAACTAGCGTCAGCTGGATATTTGGATCATTTGCCAACCAAAGGAGATAAATTTGGATCTGCTTTCCGTGACATAGAACTCGAAGAAAAAATGTTACTTGCGGCTCAAAAATCGGGGATTGGAGCTCAGTTTGGTGGTAAGTATTTGGCCCATGATTTTAAGGTCATTCGCCTTCCTCGCCATGGTGCTTCTTGCCCAGTGGGACTTGGTGTGAGTTGTAGTGCCGATCGTAACATCAAAGCAAAAATTACAAAAGATGGAATCTATATAGAAAAACTAGAATATGATCCATCTAAATTTTTACCAACAATTGATGATGTTGATTCTAATACAGAATCTGTTCATATCAATCTCAACCAACCAATGCCTGAAATTTTAAAAGTTCTTACCAAGTATCCTGTAAAAACACGTGTTATGTTGTCGGGCCGTCTCGTTGTGGCTCGTGACATTGCTCATGCGAAGTTAAAGGAAAAATTGGATAAGGGCGAACCTCTTCCTGACTATTTTAAAAACCATCCAGTGTATTATGCAGGCCCTGCGAAAACTCCAGAAGGAATGCCATCAGGTTCATTCGGCCCAACCACTGCAGGTCGTATGGATAGTTACGTTCCTCTTTTTCAAGAAAAAGGTTATTCGATGATCTCACTTGCCAAAGGGAACCGTTCCAAAGTGGTTACCGATAGTTGCAAAAAGAACGGTGGGTTTTATCTCGGCTCCATTGGTGGCCCTGCTGCATTACTTGCCAAAGAAAATATCAAAAAAGTCGAAGTCCTCGACTTTCCAGAGTTAGGTATGGAAGCAGTTTGGTCCATTGATGTGGAAAACTTTCCTGCCTTTATCGTAGTGGATGACAAAGGAAATGACTTTTTCCAAATGTTGAATTAG